From the Campylobacter concisus genome, the window TAATATTTGCTTTAAAAAGGGCAAAATCCACAAAAAATGAGCGAAGAAAAAATGCTTGAGATGATAAATGCGACTGCCGATATTATATTTATGGCCGTACTTAGGGGGCGAGTGAGCTTTGAGGCTTGCAAAAAAGATAGAGAATTTATTGACTCTTTAAGAGAAGAGCTACTTGGCAAAAATCCAAATAAATTTAAAATCGCCCAAAACTCATACCAAATGATCGCCATTTTTGAAAAATACCGCAATAAAAAATAATCCACTTAAAATTTAAATCTGTTTGCCGATATTGTGTTAAAGGATTTGACATGATAAACGCACTAAATGGATTTAATCAAAGCTTTAACTACCAAGACGCTTTTAGTAAGCGCCAAGCCACAAACACAAATTTAAACAAAGTAGAAATTCCCACCAAAACTGCGGACATCAAGCATCTACCGCTCTCTGGCTACTCATCAAATGATAAAATTTCTATCTGGGGCAAGATAAATGGCCTTGATAGCGGAGCGAGCAAAGATGAAATCTCTAGCCTTAAAAATTTCGTTGATAGCACGAAGCTTTGGCGAGCAAGCTACATTCTAACTAGCGAGAAAAACGGCTTTAGCGTAGATGAGTTCATCAAAAATCACAAAATGAGCATAAACAATAAAATAATCAATAATGCTTTTGGTGCTCTTTATCTAAGCCGTGAGGCTACAAATTTACTAGACTCTGATCTAAGTATCGATGAGTTTAAAGATAAATGGCTGGAATTTACCGCCGAAAGGATACTTGGCGAGCACGCAAATGTAAAAATTTCTTTTAAAGATGGGGCTTTACATTACGAACAAAGCTCGGATAAAAAACGTATAGAATTTTTGGGTCAGCCTATGTTGCACCGCGTAAGCTACGCTGATAAAAATAGCAAAGATGAGTTTTTAAAATTTTTAAAAACAAGTTATCAAAAGGGCGAGAGCATCGCTGATGTGCTTCAAAATATCGCTCTTACGCCAGTTAGAGAAAATGGCGATGAAGAGATGGAAGAAGAGAAATTTAAGCCTACGCAAGTTACCAAAAAGAGCGTAACTTACACAGATAAAGATATAAAACGTGATTTTTTTGAGGAATTTATCAGGCGCGAGGTCGAAAATGGAGCGAGCTTTGATGAACTAGTACAAAAGCTAAACAAAATAAAGCCAAAGGATATCCTCGCTTAGCTTTGGCCTTATGTTTAAATTTCTAGGGGCTGGCTTAGCTCTTTAAATTCTACTTAGATTTGAATTTAAAGAGCTAATTAGCCAACTAATTTAAAAAGCTAGCTTATCTTAATAAATTTTTACTCGCGTTTAAATTTTAAGAGCCAGCCAGCTTGACTCTTAAAATTTCTACTTTGGATTATTTATACTTATCACCATATTTTTCTCATCAAGATATAGTCTAGCAGCCTCTTTGATGTCGTCATTTGTGATGGCTTTGACCGCATCTATGTACTCCTCAGCCGTATAAAGTGGCGTGTTAAAAATTTTATTTGAGATGATGAGCTTTTGCCAAAACTCAGGCTTTTCGTAATCTTTTTTTATAGAAATTTCACTCTGTGCCTTAAAATCCTCCAAATGCTTTGGCAAGATCGCGCCACTACTCTTGATGCTAGCTATTATCTGCTTTATCTCAGTGATAATCTTGTCCGTGTTTGCAGGATCGCAAGTAAAGCTAATTAGCATATCTGAATGCTCAAAAGGATAGCGTGAGAGCTTGGCATTTAGACTAAAGCCGTATGTCTGCCCCTTATCTTCTCTGATTTTTTCTCGAAGCGCCGTTTTTAAAATTTCACTTAATGCCCTTAGTTTAATCGCTCCTTCAAAGCTATATTTAGCGTCAGAATTTATGATATTTATGCCAACATCGCTTCTTTTTGTGCTTTGATACTCCCTTTTAAAGGTGTGCTGACCCTTGATACTTCGCACGCCATCATCTTTAAACTCTTCAGCTTCACCAAGCTTTGGCAAAGTGGCGATATACTTTTTAACAAGCAGCAAAAGCCTCTCTTCGTCGGTATCGCCGATGATTACAAAAGTATATGAGGCTGCGTTTGTAAATTTATCTTTGATGATCTCTTTTAGCTCATTTAGCTTTAACGCATCGATCTGAGCCATCTCAAGCGGCGCGACACGTTTATTGTTTTCATAAAAAAACTTGCTAAATTCGGTGCTAAATTTATATTCAGGCAAATTTTGCTCTTTGCTTAGCTCATCTTTTGCTCTTTGCTTTATCCTCTCAAGCACGTTTGCATCGGCTTTTGGAGCGTTAAATTCTAAATTTATAACAGCTAGCAGCGAGCTAAGATCGCTTGTGCTTGATGAGCCATAAAATCCTTGCGTAAGACCCTCAATATTCTTTTGATAGCTTACGATCTTGCCATTTAAAATTTTTGATAACTCATAGTTATTAAATTTACCAACACCGCTTTCATTTGTGAGTGCCACTGCAAAGCTGCCAAGCTTTGGATCAGCCAAATTTGATGTGCCTCCTTTGCTGACGGCTGCAAACAAAACGCTATCTTTTTTAGTAGCTAGTGGCTTAAAGATAACTTGCGAGCCATTTTGCATTTTATAGGTATAAATTCCATTTTTTTCATCAAAGCTTCTTGAGCTTATCTCTTTTGGCTCTAAATTTTCATTGCCTAGGCTCTTATCGTTGTTATTAGCAGATAGGTTTGTGTTATAAGCAGGCGCCTTGGCAAAAAGCTTTAAAAACTCATCTTTGCTAAGCCTATAACTATCTTTGCTAAAAATTCTTACACGCTCATCAAAAATGGCCAAAATTTGTCTAAATCTAGCATTCACGTCAGCTAGCGTAATCTCGTTTAATAGCTTTAAACTAAGCTCTTTGTCGTCTTCGTCGCTTAACACAAAGCCACCATTTTCTATCATATTTAAAATTTGTCCTGCGTAAGCACTTGATTTTTTAGTCTTTGAGCGTTTAAATTTTGCATCTACATTTACTGCAAACGCCTTTTTTACATCTTCGAAATCTTCTTTATTAAAGCCAAACTCTTTAATGCCTTTTATAACGCCAAGCATATCTTTAAGGCTTGCGTTAAAATCGCCTCCAAGTACATTTGTTTCAAAACTATAAATTTTCTGCTTTGCTTGAAGTGTTTGAGCTATAAAATCAGTACTTAAATTCGATGAATTATCTGCATTTTTTTGCTCATAAAGCATATTTATTAGGCTTGCGATAAGTGCGTCTTCTAAATTTCTCTTTGCGTCAGCCTCATTTAAAACTGGGCTAAATTTATCAAAATAGCTAAGTCTAACTAGCTCCATTCCAGTTTCATTCGAGTCATAATTAAAAATATTTAAACCGCTTTTAAAGCTGATATTTTTTTCTGGATGAATGTAAGAATTTGTATTTTTTGCTTGGCTAAAGCTTTTTTCGATTAAGCTTTTTATCTCATTTTTGTCAAAGTCGCCAACGGCTACAAAGCTCATAAATCTTGGCTGATAAAGCCTCTCGTAAAATTCTTGCATGTGCTTAGCATCTACACTTTTGATGACATTCATGTCGCCTATTGGCACTCTTTTTAGATAGATACTGCCCTCAAAAATATCCTTTGTTTGAGCCAAATAAAGCCTATATCCTGGCGTATTTCTCTGACGCTCCTCTTCCATTATGACGCCACGCTCCTTATTAAGCTCCTTAGGATCGATTTTAACGCCATCTATCCAATTCGAAAAGACTTTAAACGTATCTTGTAAATTTTTCTCATTTACATTAATCGTTAAGACATAACTCGTCTGATCGTAGCTCGTCTGCGCGTTTAGATCGGCTCCAAATTTCACACCAAGGCTCTCAAGCTGTTTAATGAGCTCATTTTTACTAAAGTCACGGCTGCCATTAAACGCCATGTGCTCCAAAAAGTGAGCAAGACCTTGCTCGCCATCTTTTTCATCAGTTGAACCAGAATTTATAACAAGATAAAAAATAGCTGTTTTTTGTGGAAATTTATTCTCTTTGATATAGTATTTTAGCCCGTTTTTTAGCTCTCCATTTAACATATCTTTATCGTTTTGAAGTGCAAAAAGACCCATTGCTAGACAAAAAAGCAACAAAATTTTTCTCATTATTTTCCTTTTAAATTTTAATCGATAGACAAAGCAGAATTTAGCATAAGCCTGCAAATTTGCAGGCTAGAAGATTATTTTAGATCGTATTTTTTAAGTAAAGCTTCGTAGCTTCCGTCTTTTTTCATGTCATCTAAAATTTGATTTATTTTCTCTATTAACGCACTCTCTTTTCCTTTATCAAAAGCTATTGAAAAGCCCTCGCTGCCATCAACTTCTTTGAAAAATGCTTCAAGTTCTGGATTTTTCTTAATAAAGCCATATCCGATAGAGCTATCAAGGATGACTGCGTCAAATTTGCCAACTTTTAATCCCATGATAAGTGGCACAGTATCCTCTGAAGGCACTACTTTTACGCCATTTATTGCATTTGCTGCTAGCTCTTGGACGGTGCCTTGTTGCACGCCAACTCTTTTGCCAGCTAACTCTTCTTTAGCTTTTAGTGCGTCATTACCTTTTTTCTTTAGGTAGAGGTTTTCAGTTAGATAGTATGGCTTTGTAAAATTGATTGATTTTAATCTATCTGAAGTCGCACTCATCGCACTTATTATGCCATTTATTTTGCCAGCTTTAAGTGCTGGGATAAGGCCGTCAAAACTCATATTTATGATCTTATATGAAAAGCCTGCACGCTTTGAAATTTCATCGATCAGCTTGATATCAAAGCCTGTTATTTTGTTATTTTCATCGATATATTCAAATGGCGGATAGTTCGCCGCTGTGCCAAATTTTAGCTCATTTGCACAAAGAGCAACAAAAGCTGTGAGTAAAAGAGCAAAGATCTTTTTCATAATAGTGTCCTTTAAGGTGATTTAGTGGCTTAATTATCAGTATTTCTCTATTAAAAATTGTTTAAATCCGTAATAAAAGAAAAATGCTATAAATAATCGTATAGCAAAGTAGCATATAAATTTTTATAAATAAGTTCTATCCCTTAATTATCTTAAGGGATAGAATAATAGGAGCTCTAAGAGTAAGTCAAAGATTAAAATTTACTTTTTCTAACTTCGTTTACTATTGCCTTAGCCATGTCGTCAACATCAGATGTTACTTCATTTGCCTTATTGACAATTACTACATTTTCTTTTGTAAGTGTGTCTATTTGAGCAACTGATTGATTTATCATATTAATTCCTTCACTTTGCTCTTTTATAGACTCACTCATTTCATTGATTGATTGAGCTAGTACGTTTGTATTTGCTTCGATCTCTGTTAGAGATTTTTGAGTTCTCTCTGCTAGTTTTCTAACCTCATCTGCAACAACCGCAAAGCCTCTGCCGTGCTCTCCTGCACGTGCTGCTTCTATTGCGGCATTAAGGGCTAGTAGGTTTGTTTGATCAGCTATATCTCTAATAATAGTTATGATGTTTTTAATCTCATCACTTTGTCTAATAACATCAGATGTTTTTTGAGATATTGCATTCATTGAGCTTGACATTTGCTCTACTGCAGCAGCAGATTCTTGAAGTGAGCTTGCTTGTACATTTGCACCTTGAGTTAGTTCTTTCATTGACTGACTTAAAGCCTCAGCCTTTTCTTCTAACACATGAGCTTGATCTAAATTTGCCCTTAACATCTTGGCTATCTCTTCACCAAGAGCGTTTATGCCAACCGCCATCTTGCCATCATCTTCAAGCCTTTTAGTAAAGTCTTGTTTTTTAAAGCTTTCTAGTAGATTTAACACGTCATCACCATTTTCCGCAATAGCATGTTTTAGTGCGATTTGTAAGTCTTTGAAAGTTTGTTTTAGCTGGCTAAGTGCAGGATTTGAAGTATCTGCGTTAAGCTGAGCTACGTAGTTACCTTTGCCGATTTGATTTACAAAAGTATTTGCTTCTTTAATGAAATTATTTTGTTCAGATAAATTTGCCTCGATTTGTTTGATATTCTCATTTATCAGTGCACTCATCTGTCCGATCTCGTCGCTACCACTACGATCTAAAAATTCAGCCTTATTAGATTTATAATTTAAGAAGTCAAAAAATCTAACTAAGCCATTTTTAGTCTGATCTATGCCAGAGATCAAATTTTTACCTATCAATGTAGATACTAGCAACATAAGCAAAATACAAATCGCAATCACTATTGAGCTAAAAATAAGTTGTGTATTTGCCTCACTTTTTATGTGTTGTGCATCTTTTTGCATACTATCAAGTAGTTTAAGCTCAAGCTCTCTCATCGCATCTATTGAAATGCTTATCTTTGAAAACCAGCTCGCTGCATCATAAGATACATCTTCGGTAGCAACTACATTTTTAATAATATTTATAGCATCTATAAAATCTGCCTTTTTTCTAGCGATGGCATCAAATTCATCACTAAATTCTTTTGGGTTATAATCGTCAAAATCCTGCATAAATTTATTTATGACGCTATTTAGTGCAACTACTTTATTGTAGTCCTCTTTGCTTATGCTCTTTTTAGTAAAAACCCCATTTAAAGCAGCACGCAAAATACCAAAAGACTCTTTTATCTCACCAACAATAATGATACGCTTTAGATCATCTACCAAGCTAGGCTCGAGCTTATCACTATATCCATTTATAGCAATAACCTCTTTTCTTAAAATTTTTGTTATACGACTAATTAGATCATTGCCACTTTTTTGATCTACATTTGAGCGGATACTATTTATCTCTGAAACTATTTCATTTTTCTCCTCAAGCTTATCAAGCGCAGCATCTACTTTTTTACGTTGCTCTAATAAATTTTTATTATCCCCTCCTGCTAACACACCTGAGCTAAATCCGCGTTCTTTTTGCATTTCATGGATAAAATTATTTTGATTTATTATTGTATCCACGATTTTCTCACTAAACTCTGCTTTTGAGCGAGTCTTTAAGATACCATTTAGCATGTATGCACTCATGATACCAAGGCCAATAAGACTGACGATAACTATCGCCATAATCTTAGATTTAATACCTAAATTATTCATTTTCTCTCCTTTTAGTTTTTCTTAATATCTGCTTCAAAAAATAAAGTCATACGACTTTAATACTTAAAATTTTACCAACAAAAAATACTTTTGGTTATTTTTATAAAAAATATCAATTAACGCATTTATGTAAAATTTTAATTTATATTTAGCTTTATTAAATAGTAGGAATTTTTTAACAAAATTGTGATACATGCAAATAGAAAATAGCACATTTAAAATAAATGCCGTTCTCATCCTGAGAAGCTCCATTTTTTCTCCTTGAAAATAGTTAAGTTATTTTATTAATTTTACTTTTAAAAGATGTTAAATTTTAAAAATTAGAAAAAAGTGAGTTTTTGCAGAGAATTCCTGCTTCTCTGCAAATTTTGTATTTAGATTTATTTCTTTAATCCATATTTATCTAGCATTTTGTCAAATTCGCCAGATTTTTGTAGCTCATCGATTGCTGCGTCTATCTTCTTGATAAGCTCAGTGTGTTTGCCTTTATCAAACGCCATTGCAAATCCTTCCGTGCCATCAGGAACTCTTAAAAATTCTTCCAAATCTGGATTTTGTTTTAAATACTCAACCCCTATCGGACTATCAGTTAGCACAACGTCGATTTTGCCAGCGTTTAGTGACATGATGGCAGCTGCTACATTTTCAGCAGGTATCGACTTAGTAGTTATGCTTTTGGCTGCTTCTTCTTGAAGTGTGCCAACTTGAGCTGAAATTTTCTTATCCTTAAGGTTGTCTTTATTTACATCTGAGCCTTTTTTGCGGATAAATAAATTCTCTGAAAAATAATATGGCTTAGTGAAATCAACCGATTTTCTTCTCTCATCAGTTGCACTCATTCCGCTTATGGCAATATCGATTTTACCGGTTTTTAATGCTGATATCAGTCCATCAAAGCTCATATTTGCAACATCAAATTTTATTCCAGTTTTTTTGGTGATCTCATTTAATAAATCTATCTCAAAACCAACAATTTTATTGTTTTCATCAAGATATTCAAAAGGTGGATAATCAGCACTCGAGCCAACTTTATAAACTACATTTTTACTAGCTTCTTCGGCATTATTTGCTGTATTTTTTTTATTAGCGTCATCGCCACAACCTAGTAAAAATAAAACCAAGCTTGCCATCAAAAATTTTAAAATTTTACTCATTTTCTACTCCTTTAATGATTTAAAATTTTACCTAAAAACTCTTTTAAGCGCTCATGTTGCGGATTTGTAAAGACATTTTTCGGTGTATCATCAACTGCGATTTTACCTTTATCCATAAAGAAAATTCTATTTGCCACGTTTCTTGCAAAACCCATTTCGTGTGTAACCACAAGCATCGTTATACCCCTTGCGGCAACATCTTTCATAATATCAAGCACCTCTCCGATCATCTCAGGATCAAGTGCACTTGTCGGTTCATCAAAAAGTATCACTTCTGGCTCCATCGCTAGGCTTCTAGCGATCGCGATACGTTGCTTCTGTCCACCTGAAAGCTTGTGCGGATAGGCAAATTTCTTATCACTTAGCCCAACACTTTTTAGCAGCTCATCGGCTCTTTTTTCTGCACTTGCTTTATCTAAAATTCCCGCTTTTATCGGGGCTAAAGTTAAATTTTGCAAGACGTTTTTATTTGCAAAAAGATTAAAGTGCTGAAAAACCATGCTCACTTTTTGGCGAATTTTATTTATATCTGATTTTTTATCTAAAATATCTTCGCCATTTATCTTTATGTGCCCGCTATCTGGCTCCTCAAGGCGGTTTATACAACGTAAAAATGTACTTTTACCACCACCACTTGGACCAATTATAGCTATAACTTCACCTTTTTTTATATCTACGCTAATATCATTTAAAACTCGCAAATCGCCATAACTTTTGTTTAAATTTTTAATCTCAATCATGGCGGTTTAATCTCCTCTCGAGTAGTTTTGCTAAAAGTGTAAAAAATTTAACACTCACATAATAGACAATGCCCGTAAAAATGACTGGCTCTGGACTATAAAAGACCGCTTGCAAGCTCTTACTTTGCATCGTGATATCAACGACGCTTATATAACCCACGACTGATGTCTCTTTAAATAGCGATATAAACTCATTTGCAAGAGCTGGTAAGATATTTTTCGTAGCTTGTGGAAAAACTATCTCGCGCATCGAAACATAGTAGTTTAGTCCCATCGCACGAGCCGCTTCCATTTGTCCTTTATCGACACTGTTTATGCCACTTCGCACGATCTCGGCCACATAAGCAGAGCTATTTAGTCCAAGTGCGATGAGAGCTACATAAAAATTATCACTCCATGTTGCAAAAATGACAACTGAAAAAATTAAAAGTTGAAGTATTACAGGTGTTCCACGTAAGATATCGATATATTCATCAATTATAAAATTTAAGACTTTGATATTTAAAAATTTAATAAACGCCAAAGTAAATCCAAGTGTTATGCCTATGGCAATACCACCTATCGTGAGTCCTAAAGTCACTCCGTAACTTTTGATATAAGCGATCTCTTGAGCCTCACTAAGATCTCTTGGATAGAAAAAATATGCTCCAAGTGAGACGATTATTATAAAAAATAGAAATTTAGCTAAATTTTGAGCCTTCAACTTCGTCCTTCTCTTTAAAATATAGCTTTAAATAATACGAAAAAATTTATATCATTTTGCTTAAAAGTGTTTAAGGATCGGCGCTGAATGTTGTAATTTAAAAAAATTTATATTAACATAAGCCATTTATCTTAATTTGAAAGGAAATTTATGAGCTTTGGGTCTTATTTAGCCATCGCCATCTATTTTGGCTTTTTGCTCTTTATCGGACGATATTTCTACGATAAAAATGCAAGTATGAACGAGTATCTGCTAGATAACCGTCGAATGGGTCCAGTAGTTACTGCACTTAGTGCTGGTGCTTCTGATATGAGTGGTTGGATGCTACTTGGCGTGCCCGGAGCTTTATACGCAACTGGCATAGCAAATGTGTGGATGATAATCGGTCTTATCATTGGAGCTTACTGTAACTATCTATTTTTAGCAAAGAGGCTTAGAATTTATACTGAAGTTGCGAGTGATAGCATCACAATACCAGATTTTTTAGAAAATCGCTTTAAAGATAGGACTAAAATTTTAAGAATCATCTCTGGTCTTATCATTTTAATCTTTTTCACGCTTTATGTAAGTAGCGGCATCATCGCTGGCGGAAAGACATTTGAGAGCTTTTTTGGTTTAAAATTTGCCTACGGAGCGGTCTTTACACTTATTATTGTGGTTTTTTACACATTTTTTGGTGGATTTAAAGCAGTTAGTATAACTGACGCATTTCAGGGGCTTTTGATGTTTTGTGTCCTAGTCTCGATCCCAGTCGTGGCATATCTAAATTTAGACTTGCCAAGTGATACAAATTTGATAAAAGAGATAAGCAAGCTTGATGCAAATCACCTAAATCCATTTAGAGATCAAACTTTTTGGGGAATTTTAGGACTTATGGCTTGGGGATTTGGCTATTTTGGCCAGCCACACATCATTGTTAGATTTATGGCGATACGCGATTCAAAAGAGCTTGCTAAAGCAAGAAGGATCGGCATTGGCTGGATGAGTATTGGGTTGCTTGGTGCGATTATGAGCGGACTTATTGGCTTTGTCTACTTTAGTCAAAGAGGCGGGCTTAGTGATCCTGAGACGGTGTTTTTAAAGCTTGGTGAGCTACTTTTCCCACCATTTTTTATAGGCATTATCATCTCAGCTGTGCTTTCAGCGATAATGAGTACCATCTCAAGTCAGCTTTTAGTTACATCTAGCTCGGTAACAAAGGACTTTATCTTTGCATTCTATAAAAAAGAGATTAGTCAAAATACGCAAACAGCGATCAGTCGCTATGCTGTCGTAGTAGTGGCCATAGTTGCTACCATACTTGCTTTTATCTCGACAGATAATGTTCTAAATGTCGTTGGAAACGCTTGGGCTGGATTTGGTGCGAGCTTTGGACCAGTGCTACTTTTTAGCCTTTACTGGAAGCGCATGAGCGCACTTGGAG encodes:
- a CDS encoding transporter substrate-binding domain-containing protein, whose amino-acid sequence is MKKIFALLLTAFVALCANELKFGTAANYPPFEYIDENNKITGFDIKLIDEISKRAGFSYKIINMSFDGLIPALKAGKINGIISAMSATSDRLKSINFTKPYYLTENLYLKKKGNDALKAKEELAGKRVGVQQGTVQELAANAINGVKVVPSEDTVPLIMGLKVGKFDAVILDSSIGYGFIKKNPELEAFFKEVDGSEGFSIAFDKGKESALIEKINQILDDMKKDGSYEALLKKYDLK
- the putP gene encoding sodium/proline symporter PutP — translated: MSFGSYLAIAIYFGFLLFIGRYFYDKNASMNEYLLDNRRMGPVVTALSAGASDMSGWMLLGVPGALYATGIANVWMIIGLIIGAYCNYLFLAKRLRIYTEVASDSITIPDFLENRFKDRTKILRIISGLIILIFFTLYVSSGIIAGGKTFESFFGLKFAYGAVFTLIIVVFYTFFGGFKAVSITDAFQGLLMFCVLVSIPVVAYLNLDLPSDTNLIKEISKLDANHLNPFRDQTFWGILGLMAWGFGYFGQPHIIVRFMAIRDSKELAKARRIGIGWMSIGLLGAIMSGLIGFVYFSQRGGLSDPETVFLKLGELLFPPFFIGIIISAVLSAIMSTISSQLLVTSSSVTKDFIFAFYKKEISQNTQTAISRYAVVVVAIVATILAFISTDNVLNVVGNAWAGFGASFGPVLLFSLYWKRMSALGALAGMIAGGATVIFWITSGLNAYVYEILPGIIASCIAIISVSIWGDAINKMTSEPHEQVIKDEFEKMKTRL
- a CDS encoding amino acid ABC transporter permease — encoded protein: MKAQNLAKFLFFIIIVSLGAYFFYPRDLSEAQEIAYIKSYGVTLGLTIGGIAIGITLGFTLAFIKFLNIKVLNFIIDEYIDILRGTPVILQLLIFSVVIFATWSDNFYVALIALGLNSSAYVAEIVRSGINSVDKGQMEAARAMGLNYYVSMREIVFPQATKNILPALANEFISLFKETSVVGYISVVDITMQSKSLQAVFYSPEPVIFTGIVYYVSVKFFTLLAKLLERRLNRHD
- a CDS encoding amino acid ABC transporter ATP-binding protein, whose product is MIEIKNLNKSYGDLRVLNDISVDIKKGEVIAIIGPSGGGKSTFLRCINRLEEPDSGHIKINGEDILDKKSDINKIRQKVSMVFQHFNLFANKNVLQNLTLAPIKAGILDKASAEKRADELLKSVGLSDKKFAYPHKLSGGQKQRIAIARSLAMEPEVILFDEPTSALDPEMIGEVLDIMKDVAARGITMLVVTHEMGFARNVANRIFFMDKGKIAVDDTPKNVFTNPQHERLKEFLGKILNH
- a CDS encoding basic amino acid ABC transporter substrate-binding protein, with the translated sequence MSKILKFLMASLVLFLLGCGDDANKKNTANNAEEASKNVVYKVGSSADYPPFEYLDENNKIVGFEIDLLNEITKKTGIKFDVANMSFDGLISALKTGKIDIAISGMSATDERRKSVDFTKPYYFSENLFIRKKGSDVNKDNLKDKKISAQVGTLQEEAAKSITTKSIPAENVAAAIMSLNAGKIDVVLTDSPIGVEYLKQNPDLEEFLRVPDGTEGFAMAFDKGKHTELIKKIDAAIDELQKSGEFDKMLDKYGLKK
- a CDS encoding methyl-accepting chemotaxis protein, whose translation is MNNLGIKSKIMAIVIVSLIGLGIMSAYMLNGILKTRSKAEFSEKIVDTIINQNNFIHEMQKERGFSSGVLAGGDNKNLLEQRKKVDAALDKLEEKNEIVSEINSIRSNVDQKSGNDLISRITKILRKEVIAINGYSDKLEPSLVDDLKRIIIVGEIKESFGILRAALNGVFTKKSISKEDYNKVVALNSVINKFMQDFDDYNPKEFSDEFDAIARKKADFIDAINIIKNVVATEDVSYDAASWFSKISISIDAMRELELKLLDSMQKDAQHIKSEANTQLIFSSIVIAICILLMLLVSTLIGKNLISGIDQTKNGLVRFFDFLNYKSNKAEFLDRSGSDEIGQMSALINENIKQIEANLSEQNNFIKEANTFVNQIGKGNYVAQLNADTSNPALSQLKQTFKDLQIALKHAIAENGDDVLNLLESFKKQDFTKRLEDDGKMAVGINALGEEIAKMLRANLDQAHVLEEKAEALSQSMKELTQGANVQASSLQESAAAVEQMSSSMNAISQKTSDVIRQSDEIKNIITIIRDIADQTNLLALNAAIEAARAGEHGRGFAVVADEVRKLAERTQKSLTEIEANTNVLAQSINEMSESIKEQSEGINMINQSVAQIDTLTKENVVIVNKANEVTSDVDDMAKAIVNEVRKSKF
- a CDS encoding M16 family metallopeptidase, with the protein product MRKILLLFCLAMGLFALQNDKDMLNGELKNGLKYYIKENKFPQKTAIFYLVINSGSTDEKDGEQGLAHFLEHMAFNGSRDFSKNELIKQLESLGVKFGADLNAQTSYDQTSYVLTINVNEKNLQDTFKVFSNWIDGVKIDPKELNKERGVIMEEERQRNTPGYRLYLAQTKDIFEGSIYLKRVPIGDMNVIKSVDAKHMQEFYERLYQPRFMSFVAVGDFDKNEIKSLIEKSFSQAKNTNSYIHPEKNISFKSGLNIFNYDSNETGMELVRLSYFDKFSPVLNEADAKRNLEDALIASLINMLYEQKNADNSSNLSTDFIAQTLQAKQKIYSFETNVLGGDFNASLKDMLGVIKGIKEFGFNKEDFEDVKKAFAVNVDAKFKRSKTKKSSAYAGQILNMIENGGFVLSDEDDKELSLKLLNEITLADVNARFRQILAIFDERVRIFSKDSYRLSKDEFLKLFAKAPAYNTNLSANNNDKSLGNENLEPKEISSRSFDEKNGIYTYKMQNGSQVIFKPLATKKDSVLFAAVSKGGTSNLADPKLGSFAVALTNESGVGKFNNYELSKILNGKIVSYQKNIEGLTQGFYGSSSTSDLSSLLAVINLEFNAPKADANVLERIKQRAKDELSKEQNLPEYKFSTEFSKFFYENNKRVAPLEMAQIDALKLNELKEIIKDKFTNAASYTFVIIGDTDEERLLLLVKKYIATLPKLGEAEEFKDDGVRSIKGQHTFKREYQSTKRSDVGINIINSDAKYSFEGAIKLRALSEILKTALREKIREDKGQTYGFSLNAKLSRYPFEHSDMLISFTCDPANTDKIITEIKQIIASIKSSGAILPKHLEDFKAQSEISIKKDYEKPEFWQKLIISNKIFNTPLYTAEEYIDAVKAITNDDIKEAARLYLDEKNMVISINNPK